The Pseudodesulfovibrio sp. zrk46 genome contains a region encoding:
- a CDS encoding serine acetyltransferase, which translates to MLLFLHKIQHLLYTYKVPLIPKLIKGGIFLIFGCVLPPQVVIGSGTRLWHHGLGIILHPGVIIGKNCNIYNHVLLGGGHDGPDGPPVKIIVEDNVNIGSGARILCKNSPLVLREGTTVAANAVVMFDTVKGEVVAGVPATHVKVKSRYADG; encoded by the coding sequence TTGCTGTTATTTCTGCATAAAATACAACATTTATTGTATACATACAAAGTCCCATTGATCCCTAAATTGATCAAAGGGGGGATTTTTTTGATTTTTGGATGCGTCTTGCCTCCTCAGGTTGTGATCGGATCTGGGACGCGGTTGTGGCATCATGGCTTGGGTATTATTTTGCATCCAGGAGTGATTATTGGAAAGAATTGCAATATTTATAATCATGTTCTTTTGGGAGGTGGGCATGATGGCCCCGATGGCCCACCTGTAAAAATAATAGTAGAAGATAATGTAAATATTGGATCAGGAGCTCGAATTCTTTGTAAAAATTCTCCTTTGGTGCTGAGAGAGGGGACAACTGTAGCTGCAAATGCTGTGGTTATGTTTGACACCGTCAAAGGAGAGGTGGTTGCAGGGGTCCCTGCTACTCATGTTAAGGTAAAGAGTCGATATGCAGATGGATAA
- a CDS encoding O-antigen ligase family protein: MQMDNRAVFIFLSVLFVRIAFEGPLYSLYGWGISRYLSIFFSAFVFLFSVYQQIKSDGKLFVFPIGFFVLFLFFSTLSVYGSIDYMSFLLMLLKVTTTILLYILGFNIVKSYNGSFNLLKLFSTFSIPIVVFGYYQYFTGSANLFSNYWGQSYFRMLSTFFHPNQYAYFLAILFIVVSILILKKHRVFFNFVYLGLVGGAVVLTYSRSVLFALAFAVLVWSTFHKPLRKYAILMVALVGLALGSVIVEGMDDIINKRPGQVNSVDFRVSVTKELTDTVLNERPLLGFGLGSSAEVVRTKTRWGDLPPHNDYIRILVETGLVGLFFYTIYVLRVVLAFLRDRRKLSVDMFLLTFYIVFIFQCVVMVSTNHLGNISTMGVGYFIMGVLYKTSLLDCKQKEQLNEYAT; the protein is encoded by the coding sequence ATGCAGATGGATAATAGGGCCGTATTTATATTTCTATCTGTACTTTTTGTACGTATCGCATTTGAAGGACCTTTGTATTCCCTTTATGGATGGGGAATCTCTCGTTATTTATCAATTTTTTTTAGTGCTTTTGTTTTTTTGTTTAGTGTCTACCAGCAGATTAAGTCTGACGGAAAACTATTTGTGTTTCCAATTGGCTTTTTTGTTTTGTTTTTGTTCTTTTCTACTCTGTCTGTGTACGGATCAATAGACTATATGTCTTTCTTGTTAATGCTTTTAAAGGTTACAACAACAATTTTGTTGTACATTCTTGGATTTAACATAGTTAAGTCTTACAATGGTTCTTTTAATCTTCTTAAGTTGTTTTCGACATTTTCCATCCCTATTGTTGTATTTGGATATTATCAGTACTTTACCGGATCTGCAAATCTGTTTTCTAATTATTGGGGGCAGAGCTATTTTAGAATGCTTTCGACATTCTTCCATCCGAATCAATATGCATATTTCTTGGCAATATTGTTTATTGTCGTATCTATATTGATACTTAAGAAGCATCGTGTTTTTTTTAATTTTGTTTATTTGGGGTTAGTGGGGGGGGCGGTGGTTCTAACCTATTCTCGCTCTGTTTTATTTGCATTAGCGTTTGCAGTCTTGGTTTGGTCTACATTCCACAAGCCTTTGAGGAAGTATGCGATATTGATGGTAGCCCTTGTCGGACTGGCCTTAGGTTCTGTCATTGTTGAAGGGATGGACGATATCATCAACAAAAGACCTGGACAGGTTAATAGCGTTGATTTCAGGGTTTCTGTGACTAAAGAACTCACTGATACTGTTCTAAATGAAAGGCCTTTGCTAGGTTTTGGCTTGGGTAGTTCGGCAGAAGTTGTCAGGACCAAAACCAGATGGGGAGATTTACCTCCGCATAACGACTACATCCGTATACTAGTAGAAACAGGTTTAGTTGGTTTGTTTTTTTATACCATATATGTGTTGCGTGTTGTTCTAGCTTTTTTGCGTGATCGAAGGAAATTGTCTGTTGATATGTTCCTTTTGACTTTCTATATCGTTTTTATTTTTCAATGCGTTGTTATGGTTTCCACCAACCATTTGGGGAATATTTCGACGATGGGCGTAGGTTATTTTATAATGGGCGTTCTGTATAAAACATCTCTTCTGGATTGTAAGCAAAAGGAGCAACTGAATGAATATGCCACCTGA
- a CDS encoding radical SAM protein produces the protein MNMPPEALLAVTYKCNAKCHMCNTWQYPTKNSEEVSPTDLEKLPGGFRFANVTGGEPFLRSDIEDIIEVVLTKTDRLVVSTNGYYTDKILAAADRFFPRMGVRISIEGLPTANDELRGLKDGFDHGLRSLLGLRQMGLEDIGFGTTVSDRNAKDMVELYELAEAMGLEFATAAMHNTYYFHKFDNSFEDIEMISDQFKVVAKRLLKTNRPKNWFRAYFNYGLANYVRGNARLLPCEVGSDLFFMDPFGEIRPCNGMEESMGNIRNKSFEEIWNSPEARSVRDKVSKCDKQCWMVGSAAPAMKKDLATPAKWVVKNKIKTLLGKEIDWCFK, from the coding sequence ATGAATATGCCACCTGAAGCATTGTTGGCTGTAACATATAAATGTAACGCGAAATGTCACATGTGTAATACATGGCAATATCCAACAAAAAATAGTGAAGAGGTGTCGCCTACCGATCTCGAAAAGTTGCCTGGAGGTTTTAGATTTGCAAATGTTACAGGCGGTGAACCTTTTTTGCGGTCTGATATTGAGGATATAATTGAGGTCGTTCTTACAAAGACAGATCGTTTGGTTGTTAGCACTAATGGTTATTACACAGACAAAATTCTTGCTGCAGCAGATCGGTTTTTTCCTAGAATGGGCGTTCGTATCAGTATTGAAGGGCTGCCTACTGCGAATGACGAACTTCGGGGGCTAAAGGATGGGTTCGATCATGGGCTCCGTTCATTGTTGGGGCTGAGGCAGATGGGGCTTGAAGACATCGGTTTTGGAACTACAGTTTCCGATAGGAATGCGAAAGATATGGTTGAACTATACGAACTCGCTGAAGCTATGGGATTGGAGTTTGCGACTGCGGCGATGCACAATACTTATTACTTTCATAAATTCGACAATTCTTTTGAAGATATCGAAATGATATCAGACCAGTTCAAAGTCGTCGCCAAGCGATTGTTGAAAACCAATCGTCCCAAGAATTGGTTCAGGGCATATTTTAACTATGGTCTGGCAAACTATGTTCGTGGTAATGCCCGTCTTCTTCCTTGTGAAGTTGGATCGGACTTGTTCTTTATGGATCCGTTTGGCGAGATTCGTCCTTGCAACGGGATGGAAGAAAGCATGGGGAACATCAGGAATAAGAGTTTTGAGGAGATTTGGAATAGCCCTGAAGCTCGATCGGTTAGGGATAAGGTCAGCAAATGTGATAAGCAATGTTGGATGGTGGGGAGTGCGGCTCCTGCGATGAAAAAGGATCTTGCAACTCCTGCAAAGTGGGTAGTGAAAAACAAGATCAAAACCCTTCTGGGGAAAGAAATTGACTGGTGCTTTAAATAG
- a CDS encoding glycosyltransferase family 4 protein, translating into MTGALNSMRIAVLGLRSIGGECSGGIERHVQELSTRMVERGHDVTVFCRSKYNDLGSDFVGIHLKNRPAVYSKHLEAITHTVATMPSVLFGYDIVHIHATGPSLLSWIPRLAGMATIVTVHGLDHLRAKWGGMASLVLKAGAWTSAHCPSKTIVVSNVLREHYLSKYGRQAVYIPNGIAEPTSRPLERLKRFGLESGRYILSLGRLVPEKGIHYLIKAFRSLDTDLRLAIVGEDSLSGGYLARLKELAGNDERIVFTGPLFDMDKDEAFSNAKLFCIPSDLEGMPIAMLEAMSYGCPTLSSDIQECLEVYSGQEGQIGYAFRQGDASDLSGKLNILISSGNLGHIGKSGRDFVLSEYNWDDITSKTLDVYSQACRINQSK; encoded by the coding sequence TTGACTGGTGCTTTAAATAGTATGCGTATCGCAGTCCTTGGCCTCCGCAGCATCGGAGGGGAGTGCTCAGGCGGTATTGAGCGTCATGTGCAGGAATTATCCACTCGGATGGTGGAACGAGGGCATGACGTAACTGTCTTTTGCCGATCAAAGTACAATGACCTTGGTAGTGACTTCGTCGGCATTCATTTGAAGAATCGTCCAGCCGTTTATAGCAAACACCTTGAAGCGATAACCCACACCGTCGCCACGATGCCATCGGTGCTTTTCGGGTATGATATCGTCCACATCCACGCTACAGGGCCTTCCTTGCTGTCGTGGATACCTCGGTTGGCCGGTATGGCTACGATCGTGACGGTGCATGGTCTTGACCACCTCAGAGCCAAATGGGGCGGTATGGCGAGCTTGGTGCTTAAGGCAGGAGCGTGGACTTCAGCCCATTGTCCATCGAAAACTATTGTGGTGTCTAATGTGTTGAGAGAGCACTACCTATCAAAATACGGGCGGCAAGCTGTGTATATTCCAAATGGTATTGCTGAACCGACATCAAGACCGCTGGAACGGTTGAAAAGGTTTGGACTGGAGTCCGGTCGTTATATTTTGTCACTGGGACGATTGGTTCCAGAAAAGGGAATTCATTATCTTATTAAGGCGTTCCGAAGTCTTGATACTGATTTGCGCCTTGCCATTGTCGGTGAAGATAGTTTGAGCGGCGGGTATCTTGCTAGGTTGAAAGAGCTTGCGGGGAATGATGAAAGGATTGTTTTTACTGGCCCGCTTTTCGATATGGATAAAGATGAAGCCTTTTCCAATGCCAAGTTGTTTTGTATCCCTTCAGATTTGGAAGGTATGCCTATCGCCATGCTTGAAGCCATGAGCTATGGTTGTCCGACTCTGTCGAGTGACATCCAGGAGTGCCTAGAGGTGTATTCTGGACAGGAAGGGCAGATTGGCTATGCTTTCCGACAGGGGGATGCCTCTGACCTGTCGGGTAAATTGAATATATTGATAAGCTCTGGAAACCTTGGCCACATAGGGAAATCCGGGCGCGACTTCGTTTTATCAGAATACAATTGGGATGATATCACCTCGAAGACTTTAGATGTATATAGCCAAGCGTGCCGAATCAACCAATCTAAATAG
- a CDS encoding acyltransferase family protein gives MYIAKRAESTNLNSGELKSMSGRVSEVDAAKGVAIILVVIGHIVSGHPPSGHEWYTILKNHIYMFHMSVFMFLCGITFHYSLGDDFCSRSIAFFYRKKCIRLLPPYFFFLFVIFLGKVMASHYIHVDNVPSGMLDLLWILLYPIGSYSDYLWFIYVLFLYYLSIPFAVKFGLSPYMILFIGVVFQLFDFDLKIFALDYYFRFFFFFVFGWILAKDINTFIDIFDRNKLYVYSLVAVAVYLGDMEHSFFVSTLALFPCLLVGRLHFQWRVYVEYIGKNSFPIYLMNTISIGLAKAFLFQLVPWHGGWFFMYFAILTVVGVVLPIIVRNLAVRIMPSVRFVFG, from the coding sequence ATGTATATAGCCAAGCGTGCCGAATCAACCAATCTAAATAGTGGAGAGTTGAAGTCAATGAGTGGGAGGGTCTCAGAAGTAGATGCCGCCAAAGGGGTGGCGATTATTTTGGTCGTGATAGGTCATATTGTCTCGGGACACCCCCCGTCTGGGCATGAATGGTATACTATTCTCAAGAACCATATATATATGTTTCACATGTCTGTGTTTATGTTTCTCTGTGGAATTACTTTCCATTATTCGTTGGGTGACGATTTTTGCTCTCGTTCAATAGCCTTTTTTTATAGAAAGAAGTGCATCCGGTTACTTCCCCCATATTTCTTTTTTCTTTTTGTTATTTTCTTGGGAAAAGTTATGGCGTCGCACTACATACATGTTGATAACGTTCCATCAGGTATGCTGGATTTGCTGTGGATATTGCTATATCCGATTGGTTCTTATTCCGATTATCTGTGGTTTATCTATGTTCTATTCTTGTATTATTTGTCGATCCCCTTTGCAGTAAAATTCGGTTTGAGTCCCTATATGATATTGTTTATTGGGGTTGTCTTTCAACTTTTTGATTTTGATTTGAAAATTTTCGCTCTTGATTACTATTTTAGATTCTTCTTCTTTTTTGTCTTTGGGTGGATTTTAGCAAAAGACATTAATACGTTTATTGATATATTTGATCGAAACAAGTTGTATGTATACTCGTTGGTTGCTGTCGCGGTGTATTTGGGTGATATGGAGCATTCATTCTTTGTTTCTACCCTAGCTCTATTTCCATGCCTACTTGTTGGGCGGCTTCATTTTCAATGGCGTGTGTACGTGGAGTACATAGGCAAAAATTCCTTTCCTATTTATTTGATGAATACAATATCGATCGGGCTTGCAAAGGCTTTTCTCTTTCAGCTCGTTCCATGGCATGGGGGGTGGTTTTTTATGTATTTCGCCATTCTCACCGTTGTTGGTGTAGTATTGCCAATAATTGTGCGTAATTTGGCCGTGCGAATCATGCCTTCTGTGCGGTTTGTTTTTGGATGA
- a CDS encoding UDP-glucose/GDP-mannose dehydrogenase family protein, with protein sequence MNVCIVGTGYVGLVSAACFAEMGNTIYCVDVNPMIVEALASGKVHIYEPGLEDLVIRNSKQGRLNFTTKLGEGLDQCEVVFITVGTPCEEDGSCDLSYVDAVARDIGQKMKTPLIVVDKSTVPVGTADRVRSLIAEELNNRGESIQFDVVSNPEFLKEGDAVSDFMKPDRVVVGTEDDNSAKVLKTLYSPFARSREKLIVMGVRSAEMTKYAANCMLATKISFINEIANICERVGADVTEVRKGIGADSRIGYSFIYPGAGYGGSCFPKDVKALINTASEYDFDAQLIRSVDEVNNRQKSVLADKIIGYFEDKGGVEGKTLALWGIAFKANTDDIREASSIAVIKELTARGMVVQAFDPIAHERAGEELADNPNVRIMASEYEALKGADVMAVITEWNQFRNPDFDRIQTLLAEPAIFDGRNLYSPNDMKERGFTYYSIGRQVV encoded by the coding sequence ATGAACGTATGCATCGTTGGTACCGGTTATGTCGGTTTGGTCTCTGCTGCCTGTTTCGCAGAAATGGGAAACACAATTTATTGTGTGGACGTCAATCCAATGATCGTGGAAGCTTTAGCGAGTGGTAAAGTCCATATTTATGAGCCCGGTTTGGAAGATCTGGTTATACGGAACTCAAAACAGGGACGTTTGAACTTCACAACGAAATTAGGCGAAGGGTTGGATCAATGCGAAGTTGTTTTTATTACTGTGGGTACCCCTTGTGAAGAAGACGGTTCTTGCGATCTTAGTTATGTTGATGCTGTGGCCCGCGATATTGGTCAAAAGATGAAGACACCTCTAATTGTGGTGGATAAATCCACTGTGCCCGTCGGCACTGCGGATCGGGTACGCTCACTCATTGCAGAAGAACTGAATAATCGTGGTGAGTCAATTCAGTTTGATGTAGTCTCGAATCCTGAATTTCTTAAAGAGGGCGATGCTGTTAGTGATTTCATGAAGCCTGACCGCGTAGTCGTAGGTACTGAAGACGATAATTCCGCTAAAGTGCTTAAGACTCTCTACTCACCGTTTGCCCGTAGTCGTGAGAAGCTGATTGTCATGGGGGTTCGTTCTGCCGAAATGACTAAATATGCAGCTAACTGCATGCTCGCTACAAAGATATCTTTCATCAATGAGATCGCAAATATTTGCGAGCGAGTAGGAGCAGATGTTACTGAGGTGCGTAAAGGGATCGGTGCCGACTCCCGTATCGGGTATAGCTTTATTTATCCTGGTGCTGGGTATGGTGGGTCATGTTTCCCCAAGGACGTGAAAGCGCTTATCAATACTGCCAGCGAGTATGATTTCGACGCCCAGCTTATTCGTTCTGTCGATGAAGTAAACAATCGCCAAAAGAGTGTGTTGGCTGATAAAATAATCGGTTACTTTGAAGATAAGGGGGGCGTTGAAGGTAAGACGCTGGCCTTGTGGGGGATCGCGTTTAAAGCCAACACCGATGACATTCGTGAAGCGTCTTCAATTGCCGTTATCAAAGAATTGACTGCTCGTGGAATGGTTGTCCAAGCCTTTGATCCTATTGCTCATGAACGGGCTGGTGAAGAACTTGCTGATAATCCAAATGTGCGCATTATGGCGTCTGAGTATGAAGCTCTAAAGGGCGCTGACGTTATGGCTGTTATTACTGAATGGAATCAGTTCCGTAACCCTGACTTTGACCGAATTCAGACGTTGCTTGCTGAGCCTGCGATTTTTGATGGACGTAATTTGTATTCGCCTAACGACATGAAAGAGAGAGGCTTTACTTATTACTCCATTGGTCGGCAGGTTGTGTAG
- a CDS encoding amidohydrolase family protein encodes MKQYAFIIKNGFLVDPANDRKGIYDIAVDQDGFIAEIGKTITANALEIIDAEGLIVAPGIIDCHMHASSAYGGPLAHRMLAKAGVVTAVDLGGPIDDTLSIAHDYGCGLNMAFLQTVKPGETIRNTNPQRDEIEKLLDNTLNAGGIGFKVLGGHFPLTPEGTETVFTTAHEHGAYMAFHAGTLATGSNLDGLKEAAELASGKRLHLAHINSYCRGNILPAEEEAEEALRILEQNPNIQSESYLARINGLSGRCTGGKPESTGTQAALAIRGYEQSTQGMRDAIKDGWCQVNAPIGGTIIQLDAQSGLEFWEERHQLKQSVAVSFAINPPATRIRLASAKGKNGAFIINAISTDGGGIPRNDQVEKGLALVRAEVFNIQEYIHKVSTAPAQMLGLSNKGHLAEGADADISILCLNTLQPKMTLGKGRIIMQDGVIHGHGTTVLTTDKGQQQLRAKGFNKIQTTDLSEKPFLRTLSD; translated from the coding sequence ATGAAACAGTATGCATTCATCATTAAAAATGGATTTCTCGTCGACCCCGCGAATGATCGAAAAGGAATATACGACATCGCTGTAGACCAAGATGGTTTCATCGCCGAGATTGGCAAAACAATCACAGCCAACGCCCTTGAAATCATCGACGCAGAAGGACTAATTGTTGCCCCTGGCATCATCGACTGTCATATGCACGCCTCTTCAGCTTACGGCGGTCCATTAGCTCATCGCATGTTAGCAAAGGCCGGAGTCGTAACGGCAGTCGATCTAGGCGGCCCTATTGATGACACTCTCTCAATCGCCCATGACTATGGGTGCGGCCTAAACATGGCTTTCTTACAAACAGTTAAGCCAGGTGAAACCATCCGTAACACCAATCCCCAAAGGGATGAAATCGAAAAACTGCTTGATAATACACTCAATGCAGGCGGCATAGGTTTCAAGGTTCTGGGAGGACACTTCCCCCTTACTCCAGAGGGCACAGAAACAGTATTTACAACGGCTCATGAGCATGGAGCCTATATGGCCTTTCATGCGGGCACACTAGCTACTGGCAGCAATCTAGACGGACTCAAGGAAGCCGCCGAGCTCGCCTCTGGAAAACGACTACACCTAGCTCATATAAACAGCTATTGCAGAGGAAACATCCTTCCAGCAGAAGAAGAAGCCGAAGAAGCATTACGCATCTTGGAACAGAACCCTAACATCCAGTCAGAGTCTTATCTTGCCCGTATAAACGGGCTGAGTGGACGCTGCACAGGAGGAAAACCTGAGAGCACTGGCACCCAAGCCGCTCTTGCGATCAGAGGGTATGAACAATCAACTCAGGGGATGCGCGATGCAATTAAGGACGGCTGGTGCCAAGTGAATGCCCCCATTGGCGGAACCATCATCCAACTCGACGCGCAATCCGGTTTAGAATTTTGGGAAGAGCGACATCAACTCAAACAATCAGTTGCTGTAAGCTTTGCTATAAACCCTCCTGCTACCCGCATTCGACTAGCCTCTGCCAAAGGCAAAAATGGAGCATTCATCATAAACGCTATCAGCACCGATGGCGGAGGAATTCCGCGTAACGATCAAGTAGAAAAAGGTTTGGCTCTAGTTCGTGCCGAGGTATTCAACATCCAAGAATATATCCACAAAGTATCGACCGCCCCGGCCCAGATGTTAGGACTTTCTAACAAGGGACACCTAGCAGAAGGAGCTGATGCGGATATAAGCATCCTTTGCTTGAATACTCTGCAGCCCAAAATGACACTGGGGAAAGGCCGCATAATTATGCAAGACGGGGTCATTCATGGACATGGGACAACGGTTTTAACCACAGACAAAGGGCAACAGCAGCTTCGAGCAAAGGGATTCAACAAAATTCAAACGACCGACCTATCCGAGAAACCTTTTTTGCGGACTCTATCTGATTGA
- a CDS encoding glyceraldehyde 3-phosphate dehydrogenase NAD-binding domain-containing protein, whose product MRIAINGFGRVGRYLARLLAKDKSIQLVAVNDIMSIDEATHLLRYDSVHGPFQAVTSYDSDRFLLNDSQVRYIRQQPSEWDWKALNVDVVVESTGIFTTREYTEHHLQRGATKVVIAAPADDADITVVMGVNHNSIKDHHAIISNASCTTNCLALPIQHIEHDFGIIHGSMTTIHPYTLRQRILDGSHKDLRRARACAMNIVPTPVGAHKTVARVIPSLKGKLHGISYRVPTANSALIDLVCELKKPTTTDELRAILIKGADDCLGYCKNPLVSSDYTGTTFGSIVDEELTLITDETQLRLVAWYDNEASFCNQLLRLLHTLSFHMKS is encoded by the coding sequence ATGCGCATAGCAATCAATGGTTTTGGGAGAGTCGGGCGCTATCTGGCTCGTCTTCTCGCCAAAGACAAATCCATACAACTGGTCGCTGTCAACGACATCATGTCAATTGACGAGGCGACTCATTTACTTAGATACGACTCAGTTCACGGGCCTTTTCAGGCTGTCACCTCATATGATTCCGACAGATTTCTACTGAATGATTCCCAAGTGCGATACATACGACAACAACCATCGGAATGGGATTGGAAAGCCCTTAACGTGGATGTCGTAGTAGAATCTACCGGTATATTCACAACAAGAGAATATACCGAGCACCACCTCCAAAGAGGCGCAACCAAAGTGGTCATTGCTGCACCTGCAGACGATGCTGACATCACCGTCGTTATGGGGGTCAATCACAATTCAATTAAAGATCATCATGCAATCATTTCCAATGCTTCATGTACAACGAATTGCCTAGCCCTTCCCATACAACACATTGAGCACGACTTCGGTATCATTCATGGAAGCATGACAACAATTCACCCATACACCCTGCGTCAACGCATACTGGATGGAAGCCACAAAGATCTCAGACGGGCACGCGCCTGTGCCATGAATATTGTTCCCACCCCTGTCGGCGCCCATAAGACAGTCGCTCGTGTGATACCTTCATTAAAAGGAAAACTGCATGGAATATCCTATCGTGTTCCGACAGCGAATTCTGCTCTAATTGATCTTGTCTGCGAATTAAAAAAACCAACCACAACGGATGAACTCAGAGCAATATTAATCAAGGGAGCAGACGATTGTTTAGGGTATTGCAAGAATCCACTTGTTTCATCGGATTACACCGGGACAACGTTTGGCTCTATCGTAGATGAAGAGCTAACGTTAATCACCGATGAAACGCAGCTAAGACTCGTCGCCTGGTATGATAACGAAGCAAGTTTTTGCAACCAACTCCTCCGCCTATTGCACACTCTATCTTTCCATATGAAATCATAG
- a CDS encoding GntR family transcriptional regulator, translating to MSGIKKLTYSEQVAEYVKQSILEGKLSPGDQVKEVVLSEKLGISRAPIREAMQILAREGLITSEPQKGKHVAALTAKQIKDSYFTGGVLEAAAVTEALPLYSEEDIHKLEQIVEGMRQVAESGEAIDSLAELDNAFHNVLFSRIDNELLIELCRRSCQGISKFLLYKYWINLYAPPQVHERHLMILEALKTQKPTKVEKAIRKHYIDSGERMSKYGVDVHHD from the coding sequence ATGAGCGGCATCAAGAAGCTCACCTACAGCGAACAGGTCGCTGAATACGTCAAGCAATCCATCCTTGAGGGTAAACTCTCGCCCGGTGATCAGGTGAAGGAAGTGGTTTTGTCCGAAAAACTCGGAATCAGCCGCGCTCCAATCCGTGAAGCCATGCAAATTCTCGCCCGTGAAGGCCTTATAACTTCAGAACCGCAAAAGGGTAAGCATGTCGCAGCCCTCACGGCAAAGCAAATCAAAGACAGCTACTTTACTGGTGGCGTACTTGAAGCAGCAGCGGTTACGGAAGCACTCCCGCTCTACTCCGAAGAGGATATCCACAAACTTGAACAAATCGTAGAGGGCATGCGTCAGGTTGCCGAATCCGGCGAAGCCATCGATTCACTAGCCGAACTTGATAATGCATTCCACAACGTTCTCTTTTCCCGTATTGACAATGAGCTTCTGATTGAATTGTGCCGCCGCTCATGTCAGGGGATCTCCAAGTTCCTGCTATACAAATACTGGATCAATCTTTATGCGCCGCCACAGGTGCATGAACGTCACCTCATGATATTGGAAGCTTTGAAAACTCAGAAGCCTACTAAAGTCGAAAAGGCTATTCGAAAGCATTACATAGACTCTGGTGAACGCATGTCCAAATATGGCGTCGATGTACACCATGACTAA
- a CDS encoding TRAP transporter large permease, giving the protein MDTAIVLTFLSLASFLFLSVPIGIAIGLSVIVGVWAGDMLPFEFLIQKMVTSLDVFPLMAVPFFIMAGEIMQKGSMAQRLLTVSKSLVGHITGGMAHISVLTSMFYGALSGSAPATVAAVGGIMVPSMKKEGYSGSFATAVNTAAGCLGVMIPPSVPLIIYGTTAGVSVGDLFIAGVIPGVFVGLCLMACSYVLSKKYGYTGTGERASFKEIMIALKDSIVALMVPLIVLGGIYGGLTTPTEAGVIAVLYAFVAEGLVLRTLSWQKVTEIFKGTALTTASIFLVVATATALGQILLFYNVPDMLVNFLVGISDNKYVLIPIILVFLLIMGTFMDALANILILTPLLLPVVKVLGMNPIHFGIVMIVCASMGFLTPPVGVNLFVGCSIGGISIEKLSAAVLPFLFTMILALLVIVFFPPMALWLPGI; this is encoded by the coding sequence ATGGATACCGCAATAGTCCTTACCTTCCTTTCGCTCGCCTCGTTTCTCTTCCTGAGCGTGCCCATCGGCATCGCCATCGGGTTGAGCGTCATTGTCGGCGTCTGGGCTGGCGACATGCTGCCCTTCGAGTTCCTGATTCAGAAAATGGTCACGTCCCTGGATGTCTTCCCTCTCATGGCTGTCCCGTTCTTCATCATGGCGGGTGAGATCATGCAGAAAGGCAGCATGGCGCAACGCCTGCTGACCGTGTCCAAAAGCCTCGTCGGCCACATCACCGGCGGCATGGCCCACATCTCGGTCCTGACCTCCATGTTTTACGGTGCCCTGTCTGGTTCTGCTCCGGCCACCGTGGCCGCAGTCGGCGGCATCATGGTCCCCTCCATGAAAAAAGAAGGGTACTCCGGCTCCTTCGCCACTGCCGTCAACACCGCTGCCGGTTGCTTGGGCGTCATGATCCCGCCCAGCGTCCCGCTGATCATTTATGGTACCACCGCGGGCGTATCAGTCGGCGACCTGTTCATCGCAGGCGTCATTCCCGGTGTGTTCGTGGGCCTGTGCCTGATGGCATGCAGCTATGTTCTTTCCAAGAAATACGGCTACACCGGCACCGGTGAACGCGCCTCCTTCAAGGAAATCATGATCGCCCTCAAGGACTCTATCGTCGCCTTAATGGTTCCGCTCATCGTTCTCGGCGGCATCTACGGAGGTCTCACCACCCCCACCGAGGCAGGCGTTATCGCAGTCCTGTACGCCTTTGTCGCCGAAGGCTTGGTCCTGCGCACCCTGTCCTGGCAAAAGGTGACCGAAATATTCAAGGGCACAGCCCTGACCACCGCTTCCATCTTCCTGGTGGTTGCCACGGCTACCGCCCTTGGTCAGATCCTGCTCTTCTACAATGTACCTGACATGCTCGTGAACTTCCTCGTGGGCATCTCCGACAACAAGTATGTCCTCATTCCCATTATCTTGGTCTTCCTCTTGATCATGGGCACCTTCATGGACGCTCTTGCTAACATCCTCATCCTGACTCCTCTCCTCCTGCCCGTGGTCAAGGTGCTCGGCATGAACCCGATCCACTTCGGTATCGTCATGATCGTGTGCGCATCCATGGGGTTCCTGACTCCTCCGGTCGGCGTGAATCTATTCGTGGGTTGCAGCATCGGCGGCATCAGCATTGAAAAGCTCAGTGCAGCTGTCCTTCCGTTCCTGTTCACCATGATTCTGGCGCTGCTTGTCATCGTCTTCTTCCCGCCCATGGCCCTCTGGCTCCCGGGGATCTAA